One genomic segment of Cyanobium sp. WAJ14-Wanaka includes these proteins:
- the xseA gene encoding exodeoxyribonuclease VII large subunit: protein MRSGASSAIPHYSVSELNGAVATLLERGFAPRFLLDATAIKPQLKKGHLWLTLSDGQASISAVVWASQLGKLSFMPNDGDGIVVVGKLNFWANRASLCVQVLEIRASLGGVLRQFERVKELLDGEGMLDPGQKRPLPALPNRIALLTSVPSSALADMLRTAKERWPATSVLVVPIPVQGQVEATICRAIEQVGGRARALGIEALVLARGGGSREDLAVFDGEALARCLLACPIPVVCGLGHEDDTTVADLVADYRAATPTAALVAVLPDRATALAGIQQLRQYLLQILALQLNGAISSLKQLQQRLSNLHPLDLLKQHRLKLSHQRQLLRALSPQHLLARGFSLVRDQQGRLVRSVSQLELGDRLQIQLDDGGVDAEVRQIQ from the coding sequence ATGAGGAGTGGCGCCAGCTCGGCCATTCCCCACTACAGCGTCAGCGAACTAAACGGCGCGGTCGCCACGCTGCTGGAGAGGGGCTTTGCCCCACGATTTCTGCTAGACGCCACCGCCATCAAGCCCCAGCTCAAAAAGGGACACCTTTGGCTAACCCTGAGCGACGGTCAGGCATCGATCTCCGCGGTGGTCTGGGCCTCCCAGCTGGGCAAGCTCAGCTTCATGCCCAACGACGGCGACGGCATCGTGGTGGTGGGCAAGCTCAACTTTTGGGCTAATCGGGCCTCTCTCTGCGTCCAGGTGCTGGAGATCAGGGCCAGCCTGGGCGGGGTGTTGCGCCAATTTGAACGGGTGAAGGAGCTGCTGGATGGGGAGGGCATGCTGGATCCAGGCCAAAAACGGCCCCTACCTGCCCTTCCGAATCGCATTGCCCTGCTGACCAGTGTGCCCAGCTCAGCCCTGGCCGACATGCTGCGCACAGCTAAGGAACGCTGGCCGGCCACATCCGTGCTGGTGGTGCCAATCCCTGTGCAGGGTCAGGTTGAGGCCACCATTTGCCGGGCCATTGAGCAGGTAGGTGGCAGGGCTAGGGCCCTGGGCATCGAAGCCCTGGTGCTGGCCCGGGGCGGCGGCAGCAGGGAGGATTTGGCGGTATTCGACGGGGAAGCATTGGCCCGCTGCCTACTCGCATGCCCCATCCCCGTGGTGTGTGGTCTGGGCCACGAAGACGACACCACCGTGGCCGACCTCGTAGCCGACTACCGCGCCGCCACCCCCACCGCAGCCCTGGTGGCCGTGCTGCCAGATCGGGCCACAGCCCTGGCGGGAATCCAGCAGCTGCGCCAATACCTGCTGCAGATCCTGGCGCTCCAGCTCAATGGTGCCATAAGCAGCCTCAAGCAACTCCAGCAGCGGCTCAGCAACCTCCATCCGCTGGACCTGTTGAAACAACACCGGCTCAAGCTCAGCCACCAACGCCAATTACTTAGGGCCCTCTCGCCCCAACACCTACTGGCCCGGGGATTCAGCCTAGTGAGGGACCAGCAGGGGAGGCTGGTGCGCTCGGTCAGCCAACTGGAACTGGGAGATAGGCTGCAAATCCAATTAGATGATGGGGGAGTGGATGCCGAGGTCCGCCAAATCCAGTAA
- the xseB gene encoding exodeoxyribonuclease VII small subunit — protein MTASLSYAESRTALELTLSQLQSNDLDVEAMAGLYRQAMSYADRCEALLESVEQEVKLWDMDKPDSPPETFKQESPA, from the coding sequence GTGACAGCCAGCCTTAGCTATGCAGAATCACGTACGGCCCTCGAGCTCACCCTCTCGCAACTGCAATCCAACGACCTAGACGTAGAAGCCATGGCCGGTCTATATCGCCAGGCAATGTCCTATGCGGACCGCTGCGAAGCGCTGCTCGAGTCAGTAGAGCAAGAGGTAAAGCTCTGGGACATGGACAAACCCGATTCCCCGCCAGAAACCTTCAAACAAGAAAGCCCTGCGTAA